AAATGTTTTCTACCACTTCAGGCATATCTTTAAGTTTTGCCTGAGATAATTTGTTTACAGCTGGTGTAAAAATTATATCTGAAGTGCTAGCTTGTATTTCTGATATGTTGTTGGACCAACTCGTTGTAGGCACCAAGCATACAAAAATAAGTAATATAAAACGTAGCATTAGGAAATCCTTAAAACGATGAGGCGTTGAAAGTAAACGCCTCACGTTGTTAGTTAGAGACTTAGTAACTCTGGCCAGAACATTTCGCGGTCGTCACGTTGTAGTTGCCGCATTTAATTGGAGCTGTCCAATCAGAGATAAGGTGCTTTGAGCTTGGTAAGTAATCAGACCATGCATCACCCATTACGGTACCTTTTGTTTCCCATACAACTTCAAGTTGACCGTCATCTTGAATCTCACCAATTAAAACTGGCTTAGATAAATGGTGGTTAGCGTTCATCACAGCGGTGCCACCGGTCAAATTTGGCACTGTGATGCCGATTAATGCATCGCTGACATCTTCGACTTCTGTTGAGCCAGCTTTTTCAACCGCTTTTGCCCACATTTTGAAGCCAAGATATGTTGCTTCCATCGGGTCATTGGTTACACGTTTGTCGTCTTTGATGTATTTTTTCCAGTTAGCGATGAAAGCTGTGTTTTCTTCAGTTTCAACACTTTGGAAATAGTTCCATGCAGCTAGGTGACCAACTAGTGGAGCTGTGTCAAAGCCAGATAACTCTTCTTCGCCTACTGAAAAAGCAATAACAGGAATGTCTTCAGCTGAAATATCTTGATTACCTAGCTCTTTATAAAAAGGAACATTTGCGTCGCCATTGATGGTCGAAACTACGGCTGTTTTTTTACCTTCAGATCCAAACTTTTTAATTTCAGATACAATACTTTGCCAATCTGAATGGCCGAATGGTGTATAACTCACCATAATATCTTCTTCGGCTACCCCTTTTGAGGTAAGGTAGGCTTTGAGGA
The sequence above is drawn from the Pseudoalteromonas phenolica genome and encodes:
- the urtA gene encoding urea ABC transporter substrate-binding protein → MNFKQLILAGTISTSLLATQVALAADTIKVGVLHSLSGTMAISETTLKDTVLMMIEEQNKRGGLLGKKLEPVVVDPASNWPLFAEKTRELLAKEKVDVIFGCWTSVSRKSVLPVIEELNGLMFYPVQYEGEESSKNVFYTGAAPNQQAIPAVDYLMNELDTTRWVLAGTDYVYPRTTNKILKAYLTSKGVAEEDIMVSYTPFGHSDWQSIVSEIKKFGSEGKKTAVVSTINGDANVPFYKELGNQDISAEDIPVIAFSVGEEELSGFDTAPLVGHLAAWNYFQSVETEENTAFIANWKKYIKDDKRVTNDPMEATYLGFKMWAKAVEKAGSTEVEDVSDALIGITVPNLTGGTAVMNANHHLSKPVLIGEIQDDGQLEVVWETKGTVMGDAWSDYLPSSKHLISDWTAPIKCGNYNVTTAKCSGQSY